Part of the Natrinema caseinilyticum genome is shown below.
GCGGAGCGCTAGTCGGCGAGGGCGGCGTCTCGACGGTGACGATACTCAGCACTCGCTGAGTCTGGACCGTTCTCAGCCGTCGATTCATACGATCGGCCGAAATAACGGAGGAGGGATCGACGCTCAGTGAGAGACGACGGGGATGGAACCGGGTGGCACTGCGACGACTTCCGGCACGTATACGTTCGGGGGACGGGTGGCGAGGAATACGACGATATCGGTGACGTCCTCCGGTTCGAGTCGGTCGACCGCTGCAATGTCGTCTGTCATTTCGGTTGCCACCTGCCCAGGGCAGACGGCGCTCACCCGAACGGGGGTGTCTTTCAGCTCCTTCGCTAGCGTGTTCGTCAGCCCCTGGATCCCGCGTTTCGACGCGCCGTACGCGCTCGTTCCGGCGAAGCCGACTTTTCCCGTGAGCGAACTCATATTGACGATGGTTCCCGCTTCGCGCTCTAGCATTCCACCTGTGAGCGCCTCCCGGCAACACCGGAACACGCCGTTGAGGTTCACGTCGAGCACCGTCTCCCACTCGTCGTCAGTGAGTTCCCAGAGGTTACCGTCGGCGGTGGTCCCCGCGTTATTCACGAGGAGGTCCACCTGCTCGAATTCTTCGCGGGTTCGATCGAATAGCGCCGTCACGTCGTCCGTCGAGGTCACGTCCGTGGGAGCCGCAACGGCCTCGCTCCCTCGGTCACGGATGGTTTCAGCCACCCGACCGATTTCGTTCTCGCTGCGGGCTGCGAGAACGACGTTCATACCTTCTTTGGCCAGTCCGAGAGCGACACTTCGTCCGATGCCGCGACCGGCACCCGTGACGACCGCCGTCCGTTCGTCCAGATCCGTCGCTGTCATCGGTCGTCGACGACGACCCCCTCGGACGTCGCCTCGAAGCCGGGCTCGATAGCGAGTTCGTCCACCGAAATGTTCAGGACCGAACGAACCTCGCCGGCGAACTCCTCTCGATCGACCGTTTCGGGATCGCCCGCAACCGTCAGCGCGACGTGGTCGGTCGTCCCTTCGGGACGGGTCAATCGTACCTCGAGGTTCTCGTGATCGAGGCCGTCGACACCCGCGACGTACATCGTCAGTTCGTCGGGATACACCTTCACCCCCTTGACCTTCTTCATGCTATCGACCCGACCGAACACGCCCTGCGGAAGGATATACTCGCCGTACTCCGAATCGCGCTTATCGAGGATGGTGAGGTCGCCGGTACGGAACCTGAGGACAGGAGTGGAATCCGGCGAGAGCGTCGTGAGAACCAGTTCTCCCTTCTCGCCGCGCTCGACGAGTTCCCCGGTCTCCGGATCGACGACTTCGGGAAACAACCGATCGGTGAACACGTGCATGCCTGCCTCCTCGCGCGACTCGAACCCGACGAACCCGACTTCGCTCAGGCCGTAGTTATCGACGACGGTCACGTCGCCACCGTAGGCCTCGCGGACCTCTTCGCGGTAGCCCTCAATGGCGGTAAACGGCTCGCCGCCGCCGATAACGATCTCGACGCCGTTGAGGGTTTCCTCCGCGGTGTTGGCGAGCTCGAGCGCGAAGCTCGGAAATCCGCTGACGACCGTGACATCGTAGTCGCGGATGATCTGGACTTGCTCCTCCGCGTCGCCCGGCCCCATCGGGATGTGGGTCGCGCCGATCGTTTCGGCAGCCCCGGCGATCGCCCATCCGAACGGGTACGGCATCATTCCGGCGGTGTTCAGTATCACGTCGTCTTCGGTGACACCGACCGATCGGTACGCTTCGGCGAGACGCTCCTGATCTCGTCGAACGTCATCTCGAGTCGCAGGGACCGGCAGCCGATTGTCCACGTACGGGCTCGGCGTGAAGTTGCACCGGACCACGTCCAGGGGGTCGACGAGGCTCCCAAACGGTGGGTTCTCCGTGATGTCTTCGGCCTGATCGCTGGCGTCCATCATCGGTAATTCGCGGAATCGATCGATCGAGTCGATATCACTTGGTTCGAGACCAGCCTCCTCGAACGCCTTCCGATAGACGTCGTGTTCGTAGAGCCGCTCGGCCGACTCACGGAGCCTTGCAACTACCTCGTCAGTCTCGTCGAGCGTCGCACGTGTCATAGCAAGCGAGTAATTGACGCACCTGTAGAAAAGCTTTGCCCAGCTACCAAAGATGGGCGTCGCGAGACCTCGACTGCCGTTTGTCCTCTCGACGCACTCGTACTCCGGACGACGAGAAGTTCGGCCAAACGATTCGTACCCTGCGGAATTACTCGACGGCGATGACTTCGTCGATGGCGACAGTGTGGACTGCCGCCTCGAAGGCCGCTGTGACGGCAGCCCGTTTCGTTTCCAGCGGATCGATCACGCTGGCATTGACGACGTCGTCAACGCGAGCAGGGCCATCTGACGGGTCGACCACTCCGGCCGTCTCTCCGGGAACGCGAGCCCGAAGCGTCGTCACTGCGTCGTGGTCGTCCAGACCCACGTTCGTCGCGAGCGTTCGGACCATCGTCTCGAATGTCTCGGCGATGGCTTCCAGAACGATCGCCTCATGCGTCGAAGTCTCCGCGGCAGCCCTGTGCAGCGCGTATGCGATTCGGATCTCGCTACACCCGCCACCGGGGACAACAGCGGGTTCGCGGACGGCGGCGGTGCTCGCTCGGATCGCAGCCTCGAGCCCCCGCTCGACCTCCTCGGCGCTCGTCCACGTCCCTCCGCGAGTGAGAACGGAGGTGGCCGCCGCGGTCTCGCACTCGCCAAGGAGTGTATACGATAGCGGTCCAAACATCAGCTCCTCGACTCGACCCGCATGTCCAAGGTCGGCCGCGCTGATATCTTGCACATCGCCGACGACGGTCGCACCCGTCGCCGCGGCCACGCTCTCCAAGATCTCCTCGGGTTTGGCCCGCCGGATGACGAGGATCCCCTCGCGGAGGAGTGCCTGAGAGACGTGCTCGTCGATCCCCTTTCGAGAAACGAGTACGTCAACGCCGGCCTCGCACATCGGCCGGACGAACCGATCGTGGATCCGCTCTTCCGCCCGGTGGAACGCGTCTAACTCCCCGGGCGAAGAGGGATTCAACCGCCGTTGTGTTTCCTCCTCGCCGTTGGCCGTTTCGAGATAGAGCTTCTGGTCAACGGTCGCCACGCGAGCGTCGCGGATCGACGTCTGATCCCGGTTGAGCAGCCCTTTCTGGACGAGAACACCGTCGAACCGTCGGGTCCGTCTCCGCGACGGACCGGTCCGAGCGATCACGTGAACACGATCGGTATCGAGCAGTAGTCCCCCCGCTTCGGAAGACCGCGCGTCTCGGGCGAGCGCCGTCAACGTCTCGGTGATCAGCGGGGCGAACTCGGAGCCATCGATGAGTTTCGTCCGCGCCTGTGACCGGGCGACCGCACGGATGGGGTCAGCGGTCGGATCGGGCTCGATTGGGACCGCGGCGTCATCGAGCGTACGTTCGGCGATCTCCTGCGCGCGCTCGAGTCCTCCTCGAACGGTCCGCGGATGAATCCCCGTCTCGGCCGTCGTTCCCAGACAGTCGGCCAGCAGTCGGGCGGTGAGGAGGACGCCAGTCACGACCCCATCGTCGTACTGCGACGACTGGTTCTTGGCGACGCCGTAGAGCAGTCGACCGACGGGGTGGTCGATCTCGACGGTCCGTAGCACCCGGAAGCAATCTCGAGTCACGACCCGCTCGCCCTCCTCCGGAACGACGATCTTGTGCATTCCGCGGGGACCGAGCATGGTCTCGGTCAGGTCGACGAACGACCCGGCTGCCGTTCGGAAGTTATCGCGCACCGCCTCGCTTGAGAGGAGACTTCCCGTTACCGGTGACCGCTCTACAGCCATAGTCTCGGGAGAACTAGCCACGGTATTAGTCGTTTGGGTCGGCCTGTCCTATCGAAACGCCGAGAGCTCGAGGAGATCGCGGGCGATGATGAGCTTGTTGATCTGCGTCGTCCCCTCTGGAATGGTCAGCATTTTCGCGTCGCGGAAGTACCGCTCGACGTCTAGTTCCCGTGATAGTCCCATCGCGCCGTGGATCTGAATGGCGTTCGAGGTGACCTCGACGGCGCTCTCGGTGGCGAACCACTTGGCCATGGCACCCTCGGTGGCCGCCCGGTGGCCGTTGTCGAAGTGGTCCAGCGCCCGGTAGGCGAGCAGCCGAGCGGCGTCGACGTACGTCGCCCCTTCGGCGATGAGCCGCTGGACCAACTGGTGTTCGCCGATAGGCTTGCCGAACTGCTCGCGGTCATTTGCGTACTCGATCGCCGCGTCGAGGGCGTTCTGTGCGGTCTTGACGCCCAACAGCGCCACGTTTGCTCGTCCCAGTTCGAACGACTGGTAGGTCCGGTCGAGCGCGTCCCCGAGTGATCCGACGACGTGCGCCTCTGGGACGCGAACCTCGTCAAAGTACAACTGGCCCATATGGTCGTAGCGGCGACCGAGCATCTCGAGGCGCTGGCGATCGAAGCCCTCGGTATCAGCGTCGACGAGGAAGTGCGTCTTCCCTTTCGGCGTGTCCGCAACGATAACGGCGACGTCGGCTATCTGTCCGTTCGAAATCCACGTCTTCGTTCCGTTAATGACCCACTCGTCGCCATCCTTCTCAGCGATCGTCTCGATTTCCCGCGGATTCGATCCGACGCCGGGTTCAGAGATGCCCGCACAGCCGACGATCTCGCCTCGAAGCAACGGACCGAGGTACTCCTCGCGAACCCGATCGGTGCCGGCAGTATGAATCATCCGCGCGGTTTCGCTCGAGATCATCGTCACGAGATCGGTTTGCATCGGGAGTTGCTCGAACATGCGCGCCCACGTGGTGTGATCGAGAGCCGCCCCGCCGACCTCTTCGGGAATGTCCCGGCCAAGTAGTCCCACCTCGGAGAACACTGACAGCACATCTAGCACGTCCGCCTTCGACAGCGGTTCTTCTTTACCGTAATTCTGCAGTATCGGCTCTACGTCGCGCTCGACTGCGTCGCGGACATTACTCACCAGCATCTGTTGCTCTCCGGATCGCTCAAACATGCTCGCCTATTCGATAGCCATACCTTAAATCAATGGGGATATATCATCTCACATGATATTTTACTCGGTGACCTCGTGAATACAGCGTCACGAAGGAAATCTAGGGGTTTTCGTTTCGTGTAGAGTAGGCAGAAATCAGACAACGGAACTGGGGCCGACCTTTGAGAGGCAGAAACCGATTCTCGTCAGAATTCGGCCGTACAGGCCGTAGCCCGTCGGCAAGACGTTCCGTATTTTGCATAAAATTTAAATACCGTCATGTGGAGTGTTAGCAATGATGTACGGAGAGATACTGGTGCCGGTGAACGGGACGGAGGAATCCGAGACAGCCATCCCTCACGCCTTCGAAATAGCAAAGGAGCGAGGGGCGACGGTACATGCGCTCTGTGCCTACAGCCGTCAAAGTCGGTACGGAGCGCTCTCTGTCGAGTCGGCGGAACATCGCGAGGAGTCACTCCACGAGCAAGCCGAACAGATCGTCGACGAGGTCGCCGAACGGGCCGCCGAAGAAGGAATCGACTGCGTTACGACCATCCGAGAGGGAGATCCGACAGAGGGAATCCTGGACTACGTCGACGACAATCGGATCGGCCTAATCGTCATCGGCGCTCGGAAGCGCTCTCCGACCGGAAAGGTGCTGTTCGGGAGTGTCT
Proteins encoded:
- a CDS encoding SDR family oxidoreductase; this translates as MTATDLDERTAVVTGAGRGIGRSVALGLAKEGMNVVLAARSENEIGRVAETIRDRGSEAVAAPTDVTSTDDVTALFDRTREEFEQVDLLVNNAGTTADGNLWELTDDEWETVLDVNLNGVFRCCREALTGGMLEREAGTIVNMSSLTGKVGFAGTSAYGASKRGIQGLTNTLAKELKDTPVRVSAVCPGQVATEMTDDIAAVDRLEPEDVTDIVVFLATRPPNVYVPEVVAVPPGSIPVVSH
- a CDS encoding phenylacetate--CoA ligase family protein, which produces MTRATLDETDEVVARLRESAERLYEHDVYRKAFEEAGLEPSDIDSIDRFRELPMMDASDQAEDITENPPFGSLVDPLDVVRCNFTPSPYVDNRLPVPATRDDVRRDQERLAEAYRSVGVTEDDVILNTAGMMPYPFGWAIAGAAETIGATHIPMGPGDAEEQVQIIRDYDVTVVSGFPSFALELANTAEETLNGVEIVIGGGEPFTAIEGYREEVREAYGGDVTVVDNYGLSEVGFVGFESREEAGMHVFTDRLFPEVVDPETGELVERGEKGELVLTTLSPDSTPVLRFRTGDLTILDKRDSEYGEYILPQGVFGRVDSMKKVKGVKVYPDELTMYVAGVDGLDHENLEVRLTRPEGTTDHVALTVAGDPETVDREEFAGEVRSVLNISVDELAIEPGFEATSEGVVVDDR
- a CDS encoding TCP-1/cpn60 chaperonin family protein; amino-acid sequence: MAVERSPVTGSLLSSEAVRDNFRTAAGSFVDLTETMLGPRGMHKIVVPEEGERVVTRDCFRVLRTVEIDHPVGRLLYGVAKNQSSQYDDGVVTGVLLTARLLADCLGTTAETGIHPRTVRGGLERAQEIAERTLDDAAVPIEPDPTADPIRAVARSQARTKLIDGSEFAPLITETLTALARDARSSEAGGLLLDTDRVHVIARTGPSRRRTRRFDGVLVQKGLLNRDQTSIRDARVATVDQKLYLETANGEEETQRRLNPSSPGELDAFHRAEERIHDRFVRPMCEAGVDVLVSRKGIDEHVSQALLREGILVIRRAKPEEILESVAAATGATVVGDVQDISAADLGHAGRVEELMFGPLSYTLLGECETAAATSVLTRGGTWTSAEEVERGLEAAIRASTAAVREPAVVPGGGCSEIRIAYALHRAAAETSTHEAIVLEAIAETFETMVRTLATNVGLDDHDAVTTLRARVPGETAGVVDPSDGPARVDDVVNASVIDPLETKRAAVTAAFEAAVHTVAIDEVIAVE
- a CDS encoding acyl-CoA dehydrogenase family protein codes for the protein MFERSGEQQMLVSNVRDAVERDVEPILQNYGKEEPLSKADVLDVLSVFSEVGLLGRDIPEEVGGAALDHTTWARMFEQLPMQTDLVTMISSETARMIHTAGTDRVREEYLGPLLRGEIVGCAGISEPGVGSNPREIETIAEKDGDEWVINGTKTWISNGQIADVAVIVADTPKGKTHFLVDADTEGFDRQRLEMLGRRYDHMGQLYFDEVRVPEAHVVGSLGDALDRTYQSFELGRANVALLGVKTAQNALDAAIEYANDREQFGKPIGEHQLVQRLIAEGATYVDAARLLAYRALDHFDNGHRAATEGAMAKWFATESAVEVTSNAIQIHGAMGLSRELDVERYFRDAKMLTIPEGTTQINKLIIARDLLELSAFR
- a CDS encoding universal stress protein, which gives rise to MMYGEILVPVNGTEESETAIPHAFEIAKERGATVHALCAYSRQSRYGALSVESAEHREESLHEQAEQIVDEVAERAAEEGIDCVTTIREGDPTEGILDYVDDNRIGLIVIGARKRSPTGKVLFGSVSQSVILNTTVPVLVTGGR